The Lathyrus oleraceus cultivar Zhongwan6 chromosome 5, CAAS_Psat_ZW6_1.0, whole genome shotgun sequence genome includes the window ccctttaactttccactttagagggcgctttccagtaaaagcgccctctaaacccttaaaatttccactttagagggcgctttccagtaaaagtgccctctaaacccttaaaagtttccactttagagggcgctttctttaaaaagcgccctctaaagtggcccttaaagggcttaaagagccactttagagagcgctttcaccaggaaaaaaagcgctctctttacctatgccagcgccagattagagggcgctttaaagcgctgttataggccaaaaaaagcgtcctcttttcccttatttggcgtagtgactCAAGAACTCGTTTCTCAATAACACAAATACTTTGAGTAATATGTGAGTTTTTGTATAAAATGGAACACGCGAATCCTAATCACTAAGACTCTTATTTATAATCAATCGAAAATAACGATAACGAACGATCTCTTCTCCAAAAGATGACACGTTCTCGCTTGCATGGACTTCGCTACTCATTATTTTCTACGTGTCTTCTCAAGAAACAAATTAGGCAAAAAAAAACGGCTATGACACTTAATCACGCTCGCCGAACGCGACTCCAAACGGACAACTTCGTCGAAAAGTGAATCTGAATCCAAGAATATTTCTAAGTCTCAGACCAAACCTTCTTCAACAAAAGTCTTCTTGGACTATGCCTTCTCAACTCTTCGTCGAAAACAATATATCCTTTTCCAACGTCGAAATTCAAAACTCGGCTGAGAGAAAATAAACACCAAGCTCCGTCGTTCACCACCGCATGCTTCTCGCATGTGTGTGTTTCTTCCATCATGATTTTGCCATGTATCTTCACTTTTTTTTATACTTTTTGTACGGATTACAAATCGAAAATTGCTCATTAGACTAGGTTTGGACATTTTAAAAGCAAGAAAGGGATAAGAAAGAGGTAGaagaaaacaaaataaatatCATATTCGGATAGTTTTATCCTGATGCACCCTTATTATAACACGCATCACACTTTCCCTCCCCATTCAATAACTTCaaagaagaaaaaagagaaaatataCCATTTAGCCAAAATCACAATCTTTGCATGAGAAGTGTACCATTTAGTTATTAAAACATGTAATATCGAACAGTATTCCATAAAAGGATAAGATGTAAATGTGTATAGTAAACTAAAATCAACCTATGAATCAATAAACTATAGTAAATGTGACACTTTTTGTTGTTGGTAGGATATAAAGTTGAGCTGGCACAACCATTGGGTGAATAGGATTTAATCTTTTCTTTTTCAAACTAAAACACACAGGCTAATGTATGTTCTGATGTAAATGGTTAAATGAGTTAGTTGCTTAAATGGAGTTAATTGAATAAAGTTAatcttttattttaaaatatgGATGCAATGTGTTTGAAGGATGTTGGAGTTGTATGTGTACAAATGATTTTGCTGATGTATTATGATGCTTTCTCCATTGGTGCATGGATGACCTTGTGCTTGGTATTGGCTTTGGCAAGACATGCTTAGGGTGGATTTTGGCAAGGCATGATATCAATGATAAGGGGAAGCTTTGAAGAAATGATGCACCACTAGGAGAAGACTTGTGCAAAAAATAGTAGGACCAAAAATtcaatagttgaccaaagtcaaccgtaggtaaaaaatgtattttttttatgTAATGATTTGTAATGTAATTGTATATTTATCAATGAAATGACTTTTTGGATGAATGTGAGTAGATGAGTTAAAGGTTATAAGCCAGATGCAAAGTGAAAATGGTAGGGCATATTTTGGGGCATGACATGGATAAGATTCCTTCATCCGGctctccagctcccaagtcaTACTACCTGCAGCAGGTTCTCTCCAAACAACCTTTACAAGAACAATCTCTTTTCCACGTAGTTGCTTCACTTTTATATCCTCAATTTGAATGAGTGATGTCTCAATAGTCAAATTATCCTGAACTTTCACATTATCCATCTGAATTACGTGAAACAAATCATGAATATGCTTTCGGAGTTGTGACACATGGAAAATATCATGTAGGTTCGAGAGAGATGGGACAAAGTCACGCGGTAGGCAACAACTCCAATCCTCTGAGTAATCTAATTTGGTCCAATGAAGCGAGGAGTAAGCTTCTTAGACTTTAGAGCACGACTAACACCAGTCAAATGAGTGACTCTCAGAAAAACATGATCACCTTCTTGAAACTCAAGATCCTTCCTTCGCTTGTCGTGATAATTTTTCTACCTAATTTGAGATGCCTTCATCTTTTCTTAGATCATTTTGACTTTCTTAATCGTCTACTGTACAATCTCAGGTCCAAGTACATCACTCTCTCCAGAATCATACCAACATAAGGGGGTCATACACCTTCTACCATATAAAGCCTTAAAAGGTGTCATGCCGATACTAAAATGATAATTGTTAATGTATGTGAACTCAATCTGTGGTAAGTAACTATCCCAAGCACCGTCATGCTCCAAGACACAAGACCTCAACAAATCCTCCAGAGACTGGAtagtcctctcagtctgaccatcgATATGTAGAGGATAGGAAGAACTCAACCTCAGTCTAGTACCCAGAGCTTCTTGTAAGCTCTCCCAAAATCTGGAAGTCAACTCGGATCTCTGTCGGAAACTATACTCGACGGAATGCCATGTAGCTTCTAAATAGTACTAATGCATATCTCAGCGAACCTCTATAATGAGAAACTTATCTTAATCTGTATTAAATGAGTCAATTTAGTCTGTCTATCAACAACTATTTTCCATACACGACTCCGTTCTTAGCCGCAACCTATAGGGGGGCCAAAACTCCGTTGGGAGGAAATAAACATGAAGCTCCACCGCTCACCACGACATACTTCTGGCATGCGTGCGTTTCTTCCATCATGATTGGGCCATGTATCTtcatttttttttactttttgtACGGATTTAAAATGGGAAATTGCTTATTAGACTAGGTTTGGATATTTTAAAAGTAAGAAAGGGATAAGAAAGAGGTAGaagaaaacaaaataaatatCACATTCAGATAGTTTTATCCTGATGCACCCTTATTATAACACGCATCACATTTTCCCTCCCCATTCAATAACTTcgaagaagaagaaaaaagagaaaatataCCATTTAGCCAAAATCACAATCTTTGCATGAGAAGTGTACCATTTAGTTATTAAAACATGTAATATCGAACAGTATTCCATAAAAGGATAAGATGCAAATGTGTATAGTAAACTAAAATCAATCTATGAATCAATAAACTATAGCAAATGTGTCACTTTTTGTTGTTGGTAGGATATAAAGTTGAGCTGGCAAAACCATTGGGTGAATAATATTTAATCTTTTCTTTTGGAAACTCAAACAAACAAGcaaattttttttataaattttaattgATGAATTATGCTTCAAGATTGACAACCTATATAGCAATTATAACAATCAACTAACATAGATGGGTTTTGAATTACTCACCTATAAATGACACATGATTAGTTGTAATTTTTTATAGTTAAGAAATAATTTCATTCAAATAAACTGAGTACAAGGGGTACTCAAACCCACATACAACAATGATGTTGTAACCTCCACTAGCTCCTAAAACAATTTAAAGGAGAAAAAAACGAATCATAGAAACTACAATTAAACTGATTTTTCCAAGACATAAATTTGATAGACAAAAAACAATTTTCAAAATTCAAAACTGACATAATCTTTAATTTGACGATTTTCCTCTCTTACGGCTGCATTCCAAAAAACCTTCAATAACTTTGGTGTTGTTGTAGTATGACCACTGTATTTGTGTTTTACAGAAGCATTCAAAAAAATCTCCAATAACTTTGGTGCCATAACAGAAAATTTCCTAGTGATGACACCACTATATTCAAAAGACGAGAGATTCTTAGCATCAATATATATCATATACGGAGCTGATATCTCAGAGCCGCAATCAATCATGTTCAAACGACGCAACTTTGAAGTAGTAATGTATATTTCAGTCATAAAGATACAGCGACAGTTAACAATTTTCAAATGAACCAATGTTGGAgtaattattttaaaataataacataACTCGCAGTTATCAAGTGTGAAGTCTGCGAGATGGATGCAGTTGGATAACAGGCTCTCAAGTAGATCCTGTTTCACAACGATTTGTTGCAACACAAGAGTTGTGAGATTCTTCAATCCAGAGAAATCCATAGATGCTACTAAGAGGCAGTTCTCTAGGTGCAGATAGGTTAGAGAATCAGTGTTAGATAAGAGAGTAAAGGGAAATCTATAAGGCTTAAATTCCAAATTTAAATTAGTATGATTAGTTTGATGTGAGAATAATAGTTGAATATGTTTAACACCCTTAGCAATCCCTTCAGAAATCAATCTATCAATCACATCCCTGTGTTCATCACCCAATGGAAATTTTACTCGAATTGAACTGATTGTAGCGTGTTGATAATGAAGCATGAACTGATCCAATCTTGCTGTAAATTGAGATTTGTCTGTTGCCAGTGTGTTATAGAGATCAAAATTGAGGTGTGTTGTTGATGAAAATCTCCATTCGTGAAGCCAGTGCTTGGACAATAGGGAAGTTTTGACACGATCCTTAAAAGATAACTTGGAAAAGATAAAGGATAAAATAGAATAAGGCAAGTCACTGTCCATTGTTGCTGCTGCAATCTATAAAGAACACACAATCAGAATTAGGATATATTCTAAGATTTGAAGTAGAAGCTAGAAAAAATGTTAGGTTTACAGGAAACAATATCAACAATAGATTTTGGAGAAGAAGCGGAAGGTGAAAAGCTTGATTTGAGAAGTTTCTTATTTAGGGCAAAATATCAGGTTCCCTATTATTACTAGGGATTCATCTTTGAAATCTCGCGTGCCCAATCTTATAGGTAGTTTTCGTTAAAACTGCATCATGAGAGATTCAAGAACAAAATAAATCTATTTCATATTTTGTAGAATTATATTTTCTTTTTGTGAAACTAGTTTTTCAAGCTTAAATAGTCTTGTTAACCAAATGTTACAAAAGatagaaattaaataaagtaatGTTTAAGTTTTCAAAAATTAAATACATACATTCTAGGAGATTATTTATAAAATAGACC containing:
- the LOC127082584 gene encoding FBD-associated F-box protein At1g66320-like produces the protein MDSDLPYSILSFIFSKLSFKDRVKTSLLSKHWLHEWRFSSTTHLNFDLYNTLATDKSQFTARLDQFMLHYQHATISSIRVKFPLGDEHRDVIDRLISEGIAKGVKHIQLLFSHQTNHTNLNLEFKPYRFPFTLLSNTDSLTYLHLENCLLVASMDFSGLKNLTTLVLQQIVVKQDLLESLLSNCIHLADFTLDNCELCYYFKIITPTLVHLKIVNCRCIFMTEIYITTSKLRRLNMIDCGSEISAPYMIYIDAKNLSSFEYSGVITRKFSVMAPKLLEIFLNASVKHKYSGHTTTTPKLLKVFWNAAVREENRQIKDYVSFEF